The following DNA comes from Pongo pygmaeus isolate AG05252 chromosome 9, NHGRI_mPonPyg2-v2.0_pri, whole genome shotgun sequence.
tgatagtgCTAATAGCATCTCAAGCAAATCCAGTTATCATGTTTTACTCTTCTTTATATTTCCTATATGACTGAGCACAAAACTTTTTATCTAACAGGAACTTAAAAATGTTTGAATTGACTTTATAGCaccaagaaaaacacaaaaggcaTTATACCTATAGAGGAAGACTGTGGACTAATCAGAAGGTCTTCTTGGACTTGTTCACTTCCTGGAACTGTCTGCTGATCACTCAGCGAACTCTGAGATGCACTGACAGGCTGGGACACTTCCTCATGGACCTCCTCATCACTTAATCTTTCTACTTTGACCCGGACATCTTCTTCGGTACCTAAAGGCAAGGTAGTTTTTGTGCTCTCACAAGTCACATAATCAGCCATTCTTCTACTGGCCTCAGATGGGCCAGGTAATTCTAAAGTCCGGGTATTTTCTGCTTGCTTAACTTTCTCAGGCTGAATCCTTCGATCAATTCCAAAAGGAAAAGTCCAGGGAAAAGCTAAGGAAGAGTCAACTGGTTGGTTTCTATTTTCTGAATAGGAAGCTGAAGAATTCAATACCTGGGGTGAGCTTGTTTGCGTGCCACACTTCACAGGACTTTCAGGAGACATAACAATGTAGCTTTTGCGCTTTCTCCGGGATTCTCGGCAGACAGGAATCGTTCTTTCTACCACACTGCACTCTGAGGACACGGGAGAAATGCTCCCATCTCGAGAAGTAAAATTGCAGTTAGAATTATTTTCTGGTCCAGCATCTAGACCCTTTTCAGGTTGGCTGTTGGGTGTATTCCATAAAATGCTTGATTTCATGAACTCTGAGCAGGTGCTGGCAACACTGAACATTTGCATATAGCTGGCTGCTGCTAGAACATCAATAATATTTTCTGTGTTAATTGATAGAGTGGCTGTGTAAGCATATTCTAAAAGAGGTATAAAGCCAGTCACTGTAACATGATGCAGATCCAATACATTCTTGTTCTCATCCTCGGCTTGGCCTACAAGTTTGGTGCGAAAGAAATCACTGCAAGCTGCTAGTACCACCTTATGTGCCCGGAAGATTTTGTCCTGGACACGAATAGTGATATCACAAAAATGTCCATCATTTCGCAGCATATTTAGCTTTCCAAGCATTTCCTGGCTGTGGGAAGAGGAGCTATGAGTAAATGTTTTCACACCCATCTTTTACTTCCTCTTCTACAGATGCTCTTCAAGGAtgcaaataaatcagaaatgtcctaaaaaatacataaaataaagcattaaTTGATATTTTAGTGGTTTAAAATGTGATTTAGATCATTTTCATGTGGCCACTGTACTAAATTAAAAAGCTGAAAGATGGTAGTGAGAGAGAAACTTCAACGTAGGGACTGTATAGAAATATATTCTCCTTATCTGCCTTCCAAACTGTCCAATCAGTGAAGTCTGTGAAccaatgttttttttgtttgttttgttttgtttttgagacagagtctcgctttgtcgcccaggctggagtgcagcggggcagtcttggctcactgcaacctctgcctcccgggttcaagcaattctcctgcctcagcctcccgagtagctgggattacaggcacctgccatcatgcctggctaagttttgtatttttgtagagatggggtttcaccatgttggccaggctggtcttgaactcctgacctcaggtgataggcccgcctcggcctcccaaagtgctgggattacaggtgtgagccaccacgcccggcctgtgaACCAGCGTTTTAATGAGCTGCAGGGCTGCAACAGTTTGTAAATAATGACAATTGTAGAGTGTCTTCTATGTGCCAGATAGTATTTGAAATGCTTCACATTTAATAATTAGTTGATTGTCATCATATCTCTGTCAGTAGGCATATTATCATTCCTGTTTCTAAATGTGAGCATGCAGCAGGCAATGCCAGTGTAAACACTGAACAATCCATTACATAATCATCCCTGTTAATGTTTTATGCAGGTAAATgtatagaggaaaagaaagatgggaaaaagaaaaaaaggaagtggaaagaaaaaaaaaaaagatttcaagatgaatttaaaaaggttgccaggtgtggtggctcacacctgtcatcccagcactttgggaggccaaggcaggcggattgcttgagctcaggagtccaagaccagcctggtcaacacggcaaaactctgtctctacaaaaaacacataaaaattagccaggtgtggtggcatgggcctgtagtcccggctattcGGGATGCTgatgtggaaggatcacttgagcctgggaggtggagggtgcagtgagccgagactgcaccactgcactccacccttggtgacagagtaagaccctgtctaaaaaaatataaGTCACAGACTATTCTAACTTGAGAAGACAAAATGATCAATTTGAGACTGTTCCATGTCAGACTTCACAGAAGGATAAGGCATAAATCTCTGTTCCAAAGCGGCCAGGTAAAGCTACTGAAATAATTATCTTGACCATCATTAGTGACAGAAGTTCAAATGTAAACTGAGTGCTCCACATACCCTTCCTGAAGTCAACTGACCACAATGAGACACTAGACAGCCAGGGACTGGTCTACGCAAACCATCATTTAACATATTTGCTGATTTAGGTCTCACAAAAATgagatgaaaggaagaaaatgggaggggtatatataaagcattttgttcattta
Coding sequences within:
- the ZBTB44 gene encoding zinc finger and BTB domain-containing protein 44 isoform X3, producing MGVKTFTHSSSSHSQEMLGKLNMLRNDGHFCDITIRVQDKIFRAHKVVLAACSDFFRTKLVGQAEDENKNVLDLHHVTVTGFIPLLEYAYTATLSINTENIIDVLAAASYMQMFSVASTCSEFMKSSILWNTPNSQPEKGLDAGPENNSNCNFTSRDGSISPVSSECSVVERTIPVCRESRRKRKSYIVMSPESPVKCGTQTSSPQVLNSSASYSENRNQPVDSSLAFPWTFPFGIDRRIQPEKVKQAENTRTLELPGPSEASRRMADYVTCESTKTTLPLGTEEDVRVKVERLSDEEVHEEVSQPVSASQSSLSDQQTVPGSEQVQEDLLISPQSSSIGSVDEGVSEGLPTLQSTSSTNAPPDDDDRTERPSPNGPDRPFQCPTCGVRFTRIQNLKQHMLIHSGIKPFQCDRCGKKFTRAYSLKMHRLKHEGKRCFRCQICSATFTSFGEYKHHMRVSRHIIRKPRIYECKTCGAMFTNSGNLIVHLRSLNHEASELANYFQSSDFLVPDYLNQEQEETLVQYDLGEHGFESNSSVQMPVISQVSSTQNCESTFPLGSLGGLAEKEEEVPEQPKTSACAEATRDDPPKSELSSITIE
- the ZBTB44 gene encoding zinc finger and BTB domain-containing protein 44 isoform X6; this translates as MGVKTFTHSSSSHSQEMLGKLNMLRNDGHFCDITIRVQDKIFRAHKVVLAACSDFFRTKLVGQAEDENKNVLDLHHVTVTGFIPLLEYAYTATLSINTENIIDVLAAASYMQMFSVASTCSEFMKSSILWNTPNSQPEKGLDAGPENNSNCNFTSRDGSISPVSSECSVVERTIPVCRESRRKRKSYIVMSPESPVKCGTQTSSPQVLNSSASYSENRNQPVDSSLAFPWTFPFGIDRRIQPEKVKQAENTRTLELPGPSEASRRMADYVTCESTKTTLPLGTEEDVRVKVERLSDEEVHEEVSQPVSASQSSLSDQQTVPGSEQVQEDLLISPQSSSIGSVDEGVSEGLPTLQSTSSTNAPPDDDDRTERPSPNGPDRPFQCPTCGVRFTRIQNLKQHMLIHSGIKPFQCDRCGKKFTRAYSLKMHRLKHEVIS
- the ZBTB44 gene encoding zinc finger and BTB domain-containing protein 44 isoform X4, yielding MGVKTFTHSSSSHSQEMLGKLNMLRNDGHFCDITIRVQDKIFRAHKVVLAACSDFFRTKLVGQAEDENKNVLDLHHVTVTGFIPLLEYAYTATLSINTENIIDVLAAASYMQMFSVASTCSEFMKSSILWNTPNSQPEKGLDAGPENNSNCNFTSRDGSISPVSSECSVVERTIPVCRESRRKRKSYIVMSPESPVKCGTQTSSPQVLNSSASYSENRNQPVDSSLAFPWTFPFGIDRRIQPEKVKQAENTRTLELPGPSEASRRMADYVTCESTKTTLPLGTEEDVRVKVERLSDEEVHEEVSQPVSASQSSLSDQQTVPGSEQVQEDLLISPQSSSIGSVDEGVSEGLPTLQSTSSTNAPPDDDDRLENVQYPYQLYIAPSTSSTERPSPNGPDRPFQCPTCGVRFTRIQNLKQHMLIHSGIKPFQCDRCGKKFTRAYSLKMHRLKHEVIS
- the ZBTB44 gene encoding zinc finger and BTB domain-containing protein 44 isoform X1, with product MGVKTFTHSSSSHSQEMLGKLNMLRNDGHFCDITIRVQDKIFRAHKVVLAACSDFFRTKLVGQAEDENKNVLDLHHVTVTGFIPLLEYAYTATLSINTENIIDVLAAASYMQMFSVASTCSEFMKSSILWNTPNSQPEKGLDAGPENNSNCNFTSRDGSISPVSSECSVVERTIPVCRESRRKRKSYIVMSPESPVKCGTQTSSPQVLNSSASYSENRNQPVDSSLAFPWTFPFGIDRRIQPEKVKQAENTRTLELPGPSEASRRMADYVTCESTKTTLPLGTEEDVRVKVERLSDEEVHEEVSQPVSASQSSLSDQQTVPGSEQVQEDLLISPQSSSIGSVDEGVSEGLPTLQSTSSTNAPPDDDDRLENVQYPYQLYIAPSTSSTERPSPNGPDRPFQCPTCGVRFTRIQNLKQHMLIHSGIKPFQCDRCGKKFTRAYSLKMHRLKHEGKRCFRCQICSATFTSFGEYKHHMRVSRHIIRKPRIYECKTCGAMFTNSGNLIVHLRSLNHEASELANYFQSSDFLVPDYLNQEQEETLVQYDLGEHGFESNSSVQMPVISQVSSTQNCESTFPLGSLGGLAEKEEEVPEQPKTSACAEATRDDPPKSELSSITIE
- the ZBTB44 gene encoding zinc finger and BTB domain-containing protein 44 isoform X2, whose translation is MGVKTFTHSSSSHSQEMLGKLNMLRNDGHFCDITIRVQDKIFRAHKVVLAACSDFFRTKLVGQAEDENKNVLDLHHVTVTGFIPLLEYAYTATLSINTENIIDVLAAASYMQMFSVASTCSEFMKSSILWNTPNSQPEKGLDAGPENNSNCNFTSRDGSISPVSSECSVVERTIPVCRESRRKRKSYIVMSPESPVKCGTQTSSPQVLNSSASYSENRNQPVDSSLAFPWTFPFGIDRRIQPEKVKQAENTRTLELPGPSEASRRMADYVTCESTKTTLPLGTEEDVRVKVERLSDEEVHEEVSQPVSASQSSLSDQQTVPGSEQVQEDLLISPQSSSIGSVDEGVSEGLPTLQSTSSTNAPPDDDDRSTERPSPNGPDRPFQCPTCGVRFTRIQNLKQHMLIHSGIKPFQCDRCGKKFTRAYSLKMHRLKHEGKRCFRCQICSATFTSFGEYKHHMRVSRHIIRKPRIYECKTCGAMFTNSGNLIVHLRSLNHEASELANYFQSSDFLVPDYLNQEQEETLVQYDLGEHGFESNSSVQMPVISQVSSTQNCESTFPLGSLGGLAEKEEEVPEQPKTSACAEATRDDPPKSELSSITIE
- the ZBTB44 gene encoding zinc finger and BTB domain-containing protein 44 isoform X5, with amino-acid sequence MGVKTFTHSSSSHSQEMLGKLNMLRNDGHFCDITIRVQDKIFRAHKVVLAACSDFFRTKLVGQAEDENKNVLDLHHVTVTGFIPLLEYAYTATLSINTENIIDVLAAASYMQMFSVASTCSEFMKSSILWNTPNSQPEKGLDAGPENNSNCNFTSRDGSISPVSSECSVVERTIPVCRESRRKRKSYIVMSPESPVKCGTQTSSPQVLNSSASYSENRNQPVDSSLAFPWTFPFGIDRRIQPEKVKQAENTRTLELPGPSEASRRMADYVTCESTKTTLPLGTEEDVRVKVERLSDEEVHEEVSQPVSASQSSLSDQQTVPGSEQVQEDLLISPQSSSIGSVDEGVSEGLPTLQSTSSTNAPPDDDDRSTERPSPNGPDRPFQCPTCGVRFTRIQNLKQHMLIHSGIKPFQCDRCGKKFTRAYSLKMHRLKHEVIS